The following are from one region of the Coffea eugenioides isolate CCC68of chromosome 2, Ceug_1.0, whole genome shotgun sequence genome:
- the LOC113763206 gene encoding GDSL esterase/lipase At1g29670-like, with product MLQMGAEFKKFLVGFVVMVVVVVPIGVLAQPQVPCYFIFGDSLVDNGNNNNINSLAKANYLPYGIDFPGGPTGRFCNGKTTVDVITELLGFNGYIRPFTRAQGQDILKGVNYASAAAGIREETGQQLGARTSFTGQVNNYNNTVSQIVSLLGDQNRAAAYLSKCIYSVGLGSNDYLNNYFMPLFYSSSRQFTPEQFANALIGQYSQQIRRLYNLGARKLVLIGVGQIGCSPNELAQNSPDGRTCVARINSANQMFNSKLKSLVDTLNNQFTDARFIYIDAYGIFQDLISSPSAFGFTVTNRGCCGVGRNNGQITCLPFQTPCPNRNQHLFWDAFHPTEAANIIVGRRSYRAQKSSDAYPIDISRLAQL from the exons ATGTTGCAAATGGGGGCTGAGTTCAAGAAATTCTTGGTGGGGTTTGTTgtgatggtggtggtggtggtgccGATCGGGGTTTTAGCACAGCCCCAGGTTCCATGTTACTTTATTTTTGGAGATTCCCTGGTGGACAATGGTAACAACAACAATATCAATTCTTTGGCTAAAGCTAATTACTTGCCCTATGGAATCGATTTTCCTGGTGGACCAACTGGAAGGTTTTGTAATGGAAAAACTACCGTTGATGTTATAA CTGAGCTACTGGGATTCAATGGATATATTCGACCCTTCACAAGAGCCCAGGGCCAAGACATACTCAAAGGAGTAAATTATGCTTCAGCTGCTGCTGGAATTAGAGAAGAAACTGGCCAGCAATTG GGTGCCAGAACTAGTTTTACTGGGCAGGTGAATAATTACAACAACACAGTTTCTCAAATTGTGAGCTTACTTGGAGACCAAAACCGTGCTGCAGCTTACCTTAGCAAATGCATATATTCAGTTGGACTTGGCAGCaatgactatcttaacaattaTTTCATGCCTCTATTCTACTCAAGTAGCAGACAATTCACACCTGAGCAATTTGCTAATGCTCTTATTGGCCAGTATTCTCAACAAATAAGG AGATTGTATAACCTTGGAGCAAGGAAGCTTGTTTTGATCGGAGTGGGTCAAATTGGATGCAGTCCAAATGAATTAGCCCAAAATAGCCCTGATGGCAGAACTTGTGTGGCCAGAATCAACTCGGCAAATCAGATGTTCAATAGCAAACTTAAGTCTTTAGTGGACACCTTGAACAATCAATTCACTGATGCAAGATTTATCTACATTGATGCTTATGGGATTTTCCAGGATTTAATCAGCAGTCCCTCtgcttttg GTTTCACTGTGACAAATAGAGGTTGCTGTGGAGTTGGGAGAAACAATGGCCAGATAACATGTCTTCCTTTTCAAACTCCATGTCCTAACAGAAATCAGCATCTATTTTGGGATGCATTTCATCCAACTGAAGCTGCAAATATCATAGTTGGGAGAAGATCATACAGGGCTCAAAAGTCATCAGATGCATATCCAATTGACATAAGTCGCTTAGCTCAACTTTGA